The following are encoded together in the Arthrobacter sp. Y-9 genome:
- a CDS encoding DivIVA domain-containing protein yields MSFLLVFLAIVVLGAAFVMATPLLRRIKVGGRSVTAPDLEDGFEEPVANLPAVLLPERPTPADVDRLRFSLGLRGYRMDQVDEVLDRLRDQLAVQQSELSRLRGRLAELTAGGAAVGPAANDQPHE; encoded by the coding sequence ATGAGTTTCCTCCTGGTCTTTCTCGCGATCGTGGTGCTCGGCGCGGCCTTCGTCATGGCCACGCCGCTGCTGCGCAGGATCAAGGTGGGAGGACGATCCGTGACCGCCCCCGATCTGGAGGACGGTTTCGAGGAGCCGGTGGCGAACCTGCCGGCCGTGCTGCTCCCGGAACGTCCCACACCCGCGGATGTGGACCGGCTGCGGTTCTCGCTTGGCCTGCGCGGGTACCGGATGGACCAGGTCGACGAGGTCCTCGATCGCCTGCGGGATCAGCTCGCCGTCCAGCAGAGCGAACTGAGCCGGCTGCGTGGCCGGCTCGCGGAGCTGACGGCGGGTGGCGCCGCCGTCGGGCCTGCTGCCAATGACCAGCCGCATGAGTGA
- a CDS encoding CBS domain-containing protein produces MSNPTSRVFVARLLGLDVFDPLGDRLGRVRDVVVLARANNAPPHAVGLVVEVPGKKRVFVPMTRVTSMDQAQVISTGLVNLRRFEQRGMETLVVAEMFDSRVTLTDGSGSATIEDIAIDQHRSGDWFVSKLFVRRGHSFSPLARLRRNETMIINWTDAVPAAATEPQAATAFVASHEDLKAADFAEALQEMSDKRRFEVASELQDERLADVLQELPEEDQVEILSSLDRERAADVLEEMDPDDAADLLSELPEAQQEELLQLMEPEEAEDVRRLLEYDEDTAGGLMTPVPVILPPEATVAEALAHVRREELTPALASSIFIARPPLETPTGRFLGVVHIQQLLRYPPPEPIGNLVDKNLEPVQDQAHISEVARIMAVYNLNALPVVNDTGRLVGAVTVDDVLDHLLPEDWRAHAEDVPFKKLRGRNG; encoded by the coding sequence TGGTGCTGGCCCGCGCCAACAACGCGCCTCCGCATGCGGTCGGCCTGGTCGTGGAAGTCCCGGGCAAGAAACGCGTGTTCGTGCCGATGACGCGCGTGACGAGCATGGACCAGGCCCAGGTCATCAGCACCGGGCTCGTCAATCTGCGCCGCTTCGAACAGCGCGGCATGGAGACTCTCGTGGTCGCCGAGATGTTCGACAGCCGCGTCACCCTCACGGACGGCTCGGGCTCGGCCACGATCGAGGACATCGCGATCGACCAGCACCGCTCCGGCGACTGGTTCGTCTCCAAGCTCTTCGTGCGCCGAGGTCACTCGTTCTCCCCGCTCGCCCGGCTGCGCCGCAACGAGACCATGATCATCAACTGGACGGACGCCGTCCCGGCCGCGGCCACCGAACCGCAGGCCGCCACGGCGTTCGTCGCCAGCCACGAGGACCTCAAGGCGGCCGACTTCGCCGAGGCCCTGCAGGAGATGAGCGACAAGCGCCGCTTCGAGGTGGCCAGCGAACTCCAGGACGAACGTCTCGCCGACGTGCTCCAGGAGCTCCCTGAAGAGGACCAGGTGGAGATCCTGTCCTCGCTGGACCGCGAGCGCGCCGCCGACGTGCTGGAGGAGATGGACCCGGACGACGCCGCCGACCTCCTCTCCGAGCTCCCCGAGGCGCAGCAGGAGGAACTCCTGCAGCTCATGGAGCCCGAAGAGGCCGAGGACGTCCGCCGCCTCCTGGAATACGACGAGGACACCGCGGGCGGTCTCATGACCCCGGTCCCCGTGATCCTCCCGCCGGAGGCCACCGTGGCCGAAGCCCTGGCCCACGTGCGCCGCGAAGAGCTGACCCCGGCGCTCGCGTCCTCCATCTTCATCGCCCGCCCGCCGCTGGAGACCCCCACGGGCCGCTTCCTCGGCGTCGTGCACATTCAGCAGCTCCTGAGGTATCCCCCGCCTGAACCGATCGGCAATCTGGTGGACAAGAACCTGGAGCCCGTCCAGGATCAGGCCCACATCAGCGAGGTGGCCCGCATCATGGCGGTCTACAACCTCAATGCCCTGCCCGTGGTGAACGACACCGGCCGGCTGGTCGGCGCCGTCACCGTCGATGACGTCCTGGATCACCTCCTGCCCGAAGACTGGCGCGCCCACGCCGAGGACGTCCCGTTCAAGAAGCTGAGGGGTCGCAATGGCTGA
- a CDS encoding DUF3117 domain-containing protein, translated as MAAMKPRTGDGPMEVTKEGRSLIMRVPLEGGGRLVVELNADEAAELKGCLEGVTQS; from the coding sequence ATGGCCGCCATGAAGCCCCGGACCGGGGACGGACCCATGGAAGTGACCAAAGAAGGACGCAGTCTCATCATGCGGGTCCCGCTGGAAGGCGGAGGCCGCCTGGTGGTGGAGCTCAACGCCGACGAGGCCGCTGAGCTCAAGGGCTGCCTGGAGGGCGTGACGCAGAGCTGA
- a CDS encoding glutamate ABC transporter substrate-binding protein has product MRKLFTGRTAALGAAAAALALTLSACGGSSGGSPSDGAAGGGDAPYTVAKDVSLTGSPTFDKIKSNDKIRIGVKQDQPGLGFKDAATGEFSGFDVEIAKWIAASLGYDKSKIEFKPIPSANRESAIQNGDIDYYVGTYSITDKRKKQIDFAGPYFITGQGLLVKSDNTSIKSEKDLDGKKVCSATGSTPIQNIKENFPKAETKEFENYSQCVDALKSGTVDAVTTDQAILLGYASQDPDKALKVVGEPFTTEKYGVGMAKGDAALRHFVNKLFTDGKDTWTKIYDSTLGSTGTKVQQPPVDDYK; this is encoded by the coding sequence ATGAGGAAGCTTTTCACCGGCCGCACCGCGGCACTGGGCGCCGCAGCCGCGGCACTCGCCCTGACGCTCTCCGCCTGTGGCGGCTCGAGCGGCGGTTCCCCGAGCGACGGCGCCGCAGGCGGCGGTGACGCTCCGTACACCGTCGCCAAGGACGTCTCTCTGACGGGCAGCCCGACCTTCGACAAGATCAAGTCCAATGACAAGATCCGCATCGGCGTCAAGCAGGACCAGCCCGGACTCGGCTTCAAGGATGCAGCCACGGGCGAGTTCAGCGGCTTCGATGTGGAGATCGCCAAGTGGATCGCCGCCTCGCTCGGCTATGACAAGAGCAAGATCGAATTCAAGCCGATCCCCTCCGCCAACCGCGAGTCCGCGATCCAGAACGGTGACATCGACTACTACGTCGGCACCTACTCCATCACCGACAAGCGCAAGAAGCAGATCGACTTCGCCGGCCCGTACTTCATCACGGGTCAGGGTCTGCTGGTGAAGTCGGACAACACCAGCATCAAGAGCGAGAAGGACCTGGACGGCAAGAAGGTCTGTTCCGCCACGGGTTCCACCCCGATCCAGAACATCAAGGAGAACTTCCCGAAGGCCGAGACCAAGGAGTTCGAGAACTACTCGCAGTGTGTCGATGCTCTGAAGAGCGGCACGGTCGACGCGGTCACCACCGACCAGGCCATTCTGCTGGGCTACGCGTCGCAGGATCCTGACAAGGCGCTCAAGGTGGTCGGCGAGCCGTTCACGACCGAAAAGTACGGCGTCGGCATGGCCAAGGGCGACGCCGCGCTGCGTCACTTCGTGAACAAGCTGTTCACGGACGGCAAGGACACCTGGACGAAGATCTACGACTCGACCCTCGGCAGCACCGGCACCAAGGTGCAGCAGCCGCCGGTGGATGACTACAAGTGA
- a CDS encoding O-methyltransferase, translating into MSTDKSTSWSFTEGLPEEDQVLLRARERAFDLGVPAVSAGTGMALSVLAATAKARTAVEIGTGAGVSGVYLLRGLSPQAVLTSIDHDVEHLRAARVAFAEAGVPANRTRTISGRAQDVLPRLTDSAYDLVFIDADKVQAPFYVTQALRLLKPGGVLLLNDALDRDRVSNPANRDQTTVALRQLIKSLREDEGVLTTVFTTGDGLLAAVKR; encoded by the coding sequence ATGAGCACCGACAAATCCACCAGCTGGTCCTTCACTGAAGGCCTGCCGGAGGAAGACCAGGTGCTCCTCCGGGCACGGGAACGTGCTTTCGACCTGGGTGTCCCCGCGGTCTCCGCGGGCACCGGCATGGCCCTCTCCGTCCTCGCCGCCACGGCGAAGGCCCGGACCGCCGTGGAGATCGGCACCGGCGCGGGCGTCTCCGGCGTGTACCTGCTGCGCGGGCTCTCCCCGCAGGCGGTGCTGACCTCGATCGATCACGATGTGGAGCACCTCCGCGCGGCCCGCGTGGCGTTCGCCGAAGCCGGCGTGCCCGCCAATCGCACCCGCACCATCTCCGGCCGCGCCCAGGACGTCCTGCCGCGCCTCACCGATTCCGCCTACGACCTCGTCTTCATCGACGCCGACAAGGTCCAGGCCCCCTTCTACGTCACCCAGGCGCTCCGCCTGCTCAAGCCCGGTGGCGTCCTCCTGCTCAACGACGCCCTCGACCGCGACCGCGTGAGCAACCCCGCCAACCGCGACCAGACCACCGTCGCCCTGCGCCAGCTCATCAAGAGCCTGCGCGAGGACGAGGGCGTGCTGACGACCGTGTTCACCACCGGCGACGGCCTCCTCGCCGCGGTCAAGCGCTGA
- a CDS encoding amino acid ABC transporter permease, translated as MTSVLFDAPGPKARTRYLVGGAVTLLVVLGILAFVIIRLIDSGQFTAAKWKIFTFPLVQQTIVQAVGATLSAFALAAVLSIVLGMLLAVGKLSDHRWVSVPCFWFVELFRAVPLLILMMMIYYGLPTIGVHGVTPFAAVVGGLTLYNGSVLAEAFRAGIESLPKGQKEAGLAIGLRKGQVMSLILFPQAFRAMLPLVLAQLVVILKDTALGFIVTYNEILFQAKYFGSQTLYGSPIIPAAMVAAVIYIGLCLILSGIAKLVEIRLRKGRKGKVLDANPAPGSAAEGGSAGA; from the coding sequence ATGACCTCGGTACTCTTCGACGCACCCGGCCCCAAGGCCAGAACTCGCTATCTGGTGGGCGGCGCGGTCACGCTCCTGGTGGTCCTGGGCATCCTCGCCTTCGTCATCATCCGGCTGATCGACTCCGGCCAGTTCACTGCGGCCAAGTGGAAGATCTTCACCTTCCCCCTGGTGCAGCAGACGATCGTCCAGGCCGTCGGAGCCACGCTCTCGGCCTTCGCCCTGGCCGCGGTGCTCAGCATCGTGCTCGGCATGCTGCTCGCCGTCGGCAAGCTCTCGGACCACCGCTGGGTCTCGGTGCCCTGCTTCTGGTTCGTGGAGCTGTTCCGGGCCGTCCCGCTGCTGATCCTCATGATGATGATCTACTACGGCCTGCCGACGATCGGCGTGCACGGCGTGACGCCGTTCGCCGCAGTGGTCGGCGGCCTGACCCTGTACAACGGCTCGGTCCTTGCGGAAGCCTTCCGCGCCGGCATCGAGTCGCTGCCGAAGGGCCAGAAGGAGGCCGGCCTGGCGATCGGCCTGCGGAAGGGCCAGGTCATGAGCCTGATCCTCTTCCCCCAGGCGTTCCGCGCGATGCTTCCTCTCGTGCTGGCGCAGCTCGTCGTGATCCTGAAGGACACGGCACTGGGCTTCATCGTGACCTACAACGAGATCCTGTTCCAGGCCAAGTACTTCGGCTCGCAGACGCTCTACGGCTCGCCGATCATCCCGGCCGCCATGGTGGCCGCGGTGATCTACATCGGCCTGTGCCTCATCCTGTCCGGCATCGCCAAGCTGGTGGAGATCCGTCTGCGGAAGGGGCGCAAGGGCAAGGTGCTGGACGCCAATCCGGCTCCGGGCTCCGCCGCGGAGGGCGGCAGCGCAGGCGCCTGA
- a CDS encoding Mrp/NBP35 family ATP-binding protein: MTAPTTEQLQRALDTVIDPELRRPITELGMVDAVEIDDDGAVRLRVLLTIQGCPLRDTITADATAALFTVPGVTSVDVELSVMTPEQRQALKDQLRGPGDTRGIPFNQPGNFTKVFAVTSGKGGVGKSSVTVNLACALAARGLRVGIVDADVHGFSVPGLMGITQSPTRVDELILPPVAHGVKVISIGMFVEGNAPVAWRGPMLHRALEQFLSEVYFGDLDYLFLDLPPGTGDIAISVSQLLPSAEVLVVTTPQSAAADVAERSGTVSTQTGQQVVGVVENMSYLDTPGGERLEVFGSGGGETLSQRLTETLGYQVPLLGQLPLEIALREGGDSGMPVVLAHPDTAVSRELLSVADALAAKPRGLSGLSLGVTPRG; encoded by the coding sequence ATGACCGCGCCCACCACGGAGCAGCTGCAACGCGCCCTGGACACGGTCATCGACCCTGAACTCCGGCGTCCCATCACCGAGCTGGGCATGGTCGACGCGGTCGAGATCGACGACGACGGCGCGGTCCGTCTGCGCGTGCTCCTCACGATCCAGGGCTGCCCCCTGCGGGACACGATCACGGCCGATGCCACGGCGGCCCTGTTCACGGTCCCCGGAGTGACGTCCGTGGACGTGGAGCTCTCCGTCATGACCCCGGAGCAGCGGCAGGCGCTCAAAGACCAGCTCCGGGGACCTGGCGACACCCGCGGGATCCCGTTCAACCAGCCCGGCAACTTCACCAAGGTGTTCGCCGTGACGAGCGGCAAGGGCGGCGTCGGCAAGTCCTCCGTGACCGTGAACCTCGCCTGCGCCCTGGCGGCCCGGGGCCTGCGCGTGGGCATCGTCGACGCCGACGTCCACGGCTTCTCCGTGCCGGGCCTCATGGGTATCACCCAGTCCCCGACCCGCGTGGACGAGCTCATCCTGCCGCCCGTGGCCCACGGAGTGAAGGTCATCTCGATCGGCATGTTCGTGGAGGGCAACGCCCCCGTGGCCTGGCGCGGCCCCATGCTGCACCGTGCCCTGGAACAGTTCCTCTCCGAGGTGTACTTCGGCGACCTGGACTACCTGTTCCTGGACCTGCCCCCGGGCACCGGCGACATCGCCATCTCCGTCTCGCAGCTCCTTCCGTCCGCCGAGGTCCTGGTGGTCACCACCCCGCAGTCGGCGGCGGCCGACGTCGCCGAACGCTCCGGCACGGTCTCCACGCAGACCGGCCAGCAGGTGGTCGGCGTGGTCGAGAACATGTCGTACCTGGACACCCCGGGCGGCGAGCGGCTCGAGGTGTTCGGCTCAGGAGGCGGTGAGACGCTCTCCCAGCGCCTGACGGAGACTCTCGGTTACCAGGTCCCACTATTGGGCCAACTGCCCCTGGAGATCGCTCTCAGGGAGGGCGGGGACTCCGGGATGCCTGTCGTCCTGGCCCACCCGGACACCGCGGTCTCGCGCGAACTGCTCTCGGTGGCGGACGCGCTGGCCGCCAAGCCACGCGGGCTGAGCGGGCTCTCCCTCGGAGTCACCCCCCGGGGGTGA
- a CDS encoding DUF1003 domain-containing protein, translated as MADKKDRRPGADKYSLDTPRAARGRFFPRFSPNPDAFGKATEGFARFMGTPQFLVYMTIFCVFWLAWNSWAPADWQFDQQALGFTLLTLMLSLQASYAAPLLLLAQNRQDDRDRVALEQDRQRAERNLADTEYLTRELAALRVALREVATRDYVRAEMRSLLEDIIEAQEEFHSGEDGTGDGETTADKVKEKIRDKRDRQRGPRTQQIPKIKKPSQDPGA; from the coding sequence ATGGCTGACAAGAAGGATCGCCGCCCCGGGGCGGACAAGTACAGCCTGGACACCCCCCGCGCCGCGCGGGGCCGGTTCTTCCCCCGGTTCTCGCCAAACCCGGACGCGTTCGGCAAGGCCACCGAGGGCTTCGCCCGTTTCATGGGCACCCCGCAGTTCCTCGTCTACATGACGATCTTCTGCGTGTTCTGGCTGGCCTGGAACAGCTGGGCCCCCGCCGACTGGCAGTTCGACCAGCAGGCCCTCGGATTCACCCTCCTGACGCTCATGCTCTCCCTTCAGGCCTCCTACGCGGCGCCGCTGCTCCTCCTCGCCCAGAACCGGCAGGACGACCGTGACCGCGTGGCACTGGAACAGGACCGCCAGCGCGCCGAGCGGAACCTCGCGGACACCGAGTACCTCACCCGCGAACTCGCCGCACTGCGTGTCGCGCTGCGTGAAGTGGCCACCCGTGACTACGTCCGCGCCGAGATGCGCTCCCTCCTCGAGGACATCATCGAGGCTCAGGAGGAGTTCCACTCGGGCGAAGACGGCACGGGCGACGGCGAGACCACGGCCGACAAGGTCAAGGAGAAGATCCGCGACAAGCGGGACCGTCAGCGCGGCCCCCGCACCCAGCAGATCCCGAAGATCAAGAAGCCCAGCCAGGACCCGGGAGCATGA
- the dapE gene encoding succinyl-diaminopimelate desuccinylase, which translates to MTALDLQQDVSLLTAALIDINSVSDQETAIADAVEQALRALDFFEVTRDGDSIVARTTAGHAERVILAGHLDTVPLPGTEGARGTVPSSWEGTPGEGVLHGRGAVDMKGGVAVQLALAAAIGRGELVPQRDVTFVFYDHEEVEASKSGLGRLVKNHPELLTGDFAILLEPTNGVVEGGCNGTSRFEVTTRGVAAHSARAWMGENAIHAVAPVLTRLAAYQPRTVAVDGLDYRESLNAVLIHGGTAGNVIPDRCVVEINYRFAPDKTADDAELHVKQLMEGFDVVRTDAAPGARPGLNHPAAASFVAAVGGEPKPKYGWTDVARFSELGIPAVNFGPGDALLAHKDDERVDAQAVRTCLAALTAWLSD; encoded by the coding sequence ATGACCGCTCTGGACCTTCAGCAGGACGTTTCGCTCCTCACCGCCGCACTGATCGACATCAACAGCGTCTCCGATCAGGAGACCGCCATCGCCGACGCGGTGGAGCAGGCCCTGCGGGCCCTGGACTTCTTCGAGGTGACGCGCGACGGCGATTCGATCGTCGCGCGCACGACGGCGGGCCACGCCGAACGGGTCATCCTCGCCGGCCACCTGGACACCGTGCCCCTGCCGGGCACCGAGGGAGCCCGCGGCACGGTGCCCAGCAGCTGGGAAGGCACTCCGGGCGAGGGTGTGCTCCACGGACGCGGCGCCGTCGACATGAAGGGCGGAGTGGCCGTGCAGCTGGCTCTCGCCGCCGCGATCGGTCGAGGCGAGCTGGTCCCGCAGCGCGATGTCACGTTCGTCTTCTACGACCATGAAGAGGTCGAGGCCTCCAAGAGCGGTCTGGGCCGGCTCGTGAAGAACCACCCCGAGCTGCTGACGGGTGACTTCGCGATCCTGCTCGAACCCACCAACGGCGTGGTGGAGGGCGGCTGCAACGGCACGAGCCGCTTCGAGGTGACGACCCGTGGCGTGGCCGCGCACTCGGCCCGTGCGTGGATGGGGGAGAACGCGATCCACGCCGTGGCGCCGGTCCTGACCCGGCTCGCCGCATACCAGCCCCGCACCGTCGCGGTGGACGGGCTGGACTACCGCGAGAGCCTGAACGCGGTGCTCATCCACGGTGGCACCGCCGGGAACGTCATCCCGGACCGCTGCGTGGTGGAGATCAACTACCGCTTCGCCCCGGACAAGACCGCGGACGATGCCGAGCTGCACGTCAAGCAGCTCATGGAGGGCTTCGACGTGGTGCGGACGGACGCCGCGCCGGGCGCCCGGCCCGGCCTCAACCACCCGGCGGCCGCGAGCTTCGTGGCCGCGGTCGGTGGCGAGCCGAAGCCCAAGTATGGCTGGACCGACGTCGCGCGCTTCTCCGAGCTCGGCATCCCCGCCGTGAACTTCGGCCCGGGGGACGCGCTGCTGGCCCACAAGGACGACGAGCGCGTGGATGCTCAGGCCGTGCGGACGTGCCTGGCGGCGCTCACCGCCTGGCTCTCGGACTGA
- a CDS encoding amino acid ABC transporter ATP-binding protein: MTAHEEGEALVSLKGVNKHYGALHVLQDINLQVKRGEVVVIIGPSGSGKSTLCRTINRLETIDDGVITIDGKELPAEGKQLANLRADVGMVFQSFNLFAHKSILDNVTLGPIKVKKQDKATAERDASALLERVGVGKQAPKLPAQLSGGQQQRVAIARALAMKPKVMLFDEPTSALDPEMINEVLDVMVQLAKEGMTMIVVTHEMGFARKAADRVVFMADGQIVEDSEPEAFFTNPQSSRAKDFLSKLLTH; this comes from the coding sequence ATGACCGCACATGAGGAAGGGGAGGCCCTCGTCTCCCTCAAGGGCGTTAACAAGCACTACGGCGCATTGCACGTTCTGCAGGACATCAATCTGCAGGTGAAGCGCGGCGAGGTGGTGGTGATCATCGGGCCGTCCGGGTCCGGGAAATCCACGCTGTGCCGGACCATCAACCGCTTGGAGACCATCGACGACGGTGTCATCACCATCGACGGCAAGGAACTCCCGGCGGAAGGCAAGCAGCTCGCGAATCTGCGCGCTGATGTCGGAATGGTGTTCCAGTCCTTCAACCTCTTCGCGCACAAGTCCATCCTGGACAACGTGACGCTGGGCCCCATCAAGGTCAAGAAGCAGGACAAGGCCACCGCCGAGCGCGATGCGAGCGCACTTCTGGAACGGGTGGGGGTGGGCAAGCAGGCCCCGAAACTCCCCGCTCAGCTTTCGGGAGGCCAGCAGCAGCGCGTGGCGATCGCCCGTGCTCTGGCCATGAAGCCCAAGGTCATGCTGTTCGACGAACCCACCAGCGCCCTGGACCCCGAGATGATCAACGAGGTCCTGGACGTCATGGTCCAGCTGGCCAAGGAGGGGATGACCATGATCGTGGTGACCCACGAGATGGGCTTCGCCCGCAAGGCCGCGGACCGGGTGGTCTTCATGGCCGATGGGCAGATCGTGGAGGATTCCGAGCCCGAGGCGTTCTTCACGAATCCTCAGAGCTCCCGTGCCAAGGACTTCCTGTCCAAGCTGCTCACCCACTGA
- a CDS encoding TIGR00730 family Rossman fold protein produces the protein MSTHFTSPRHNEPRRRGPVELRRGQAGIEMADQRLLDSGTPGAFVHSDPWRVMRIQSEFVEGFGALADLGPAISVFGSARTKPGSRYYELGVQIGRKLAESGVAVITGGGPGSMEAANKGAVEGGGVSVGLGIELPFEQGMNEWVDLGVNFRYFFARKTMFVKYAQGFVVLPGGLGTLDELFEAMVLVQTHKVTSFPIVLVGVDYWTPMIEWIKGTLVAEGMVSPQDLDLIQLVDDPDDAVRRVLHDVHPGTSDERPE, from the coding sequence ATGAGCACGCACTTCACTTCCCCCCGGCACAACGAACCCCGGCGTCGCGGCCCCGTGGAACTGCGGCGCGGGCAGGCCGGCATCGAAATGGCGGACCAGCGGCTGCTGGACAGCGGCACGCCGGGCGCCTTCGTCCACTCCGACCCCTGGCGCGTCATGCGGATCCAGAGCGAGTTCGTCGAGGGCTTCGGCGCCCTGGCGGACCTCGGGCCGGCCATCAGCGTGTTCGGTTCGGCCCGCACCAAACCCGGCTCCCGGTATTACGAGCTCGGAGTGCAGATCGGCCGCAAGCTCGCGGAGAGCGGGGTCGCGGTGATCACCGGTGGCGGACCCGGCTCGATGGAGGCCGCCAACAAGGGCGCCGTCGAGGGCGGCGGGGTCTCAGTGGGACTCGGCATCGAGCTGCCGTTCGAGCAGGGTATGAACGAATGGGTGGACCTCGGCGTCAACTTCCGGTACTTCTTCGCCCGTAAGACCATGTTCGTGAAGTACGCCCAGGGTTTCGTGGTGCTGCCGGGCGGCCTGGGGACGCTCGACGAGCTGTTCGAGGCCATGGTGCTGGTCCAGACCCACAAGGTGACGTCCTTCCCGATCGTGCTGGTGGGCGTGGACTACTGGACGCCCATGATCGAGTGGATCAAGGGGACGCTGGTGGCCGAGGGGATGGTCTCCCCGCAGGACCTGGACCTGATCCAGCTGGTGGACGACCCCGACGACGCCGTGCGGCGAGTGCTCCACGACGTCCACCCGGGCACCTCGGACGAGCGCCCCGAATAG
- a CDS encoding twin-arginine translocase TatA/TatE family subunit, with amino-acid sequence MFGINGPEFLILLIIGILVIGPKRLPEYTQGLMNLVRGVRKMASGAREQIKDEVGIDIDEVDWRKYDPRQYDPRRIIREALLEPDTPAAASAAVGAAAVATAMPEREIPRLAEGESAPFDTEAT; translated from the coding sequence ATATTCGGTATTAATGGGCCAGAATTCCTGATCCTGCTGATCATCGGCATTCTGGTGATCGGCCCCAAGCGTCTGCCCGAATACACCCAGGGCCTGATGAATCTGGTCCGTGGCGTCCGGAAGATGGCTTCCGGCGCCCGCGAGCAGATCAAGGACGAGGTCGGCATCGACATCGACGAGGTCGACTGGCGCAAGTACGACCCCCGTCAGTACGACCCCCGCCGCATCATCCGCGAAGCGCTGCTGGAACCGGACACCCCGGCCGCGGCGTCGGCCGCCGTGGGTGCGGCCGCTGTCGCGACCGCCATGCCCGAGCGGGAGATCCCGCGACTGGCCGAGGGCGAAAGCGCGCCTTTCGACACCGAGGCCACCTGA
- a CDS encoding amino acid ABC transporter permease: MNTLLDNLDLFTEGFKNTIILFFFSAIFSLIIGTVVGAMRVSPVPAARAVGTVYVNLVRNTPLTLILFFFAFGYPKLGLPQISFMVAAIIGLSLYTATYIAETIRSGINTVPVGQAEAARAIGLDFGQTLSLVVLPQAVRAVIPPLFSVLIALLKNTTVAAGFSVMEAGAIRANLSERGEPAMVGLLWVALGFIILVALLSLLQRHFEKKWKVAR; encoded by the coding sequence GTGAACACGCTGCTCGACAACCTCGACCTCTTCACTGAGGGTTTCAAGAACACCATCATCCTGTTCTTCTTCTCGGCCATCTTCTCCCTGATCATCGGCACCGTGGTCGGCGCCATGCGCGTCTCCCCCGTTCCGGCGGCCAGGGCGGTCGGCACGGTGTACGTCAACCTGGTCCGCAACACCCCGCTGACCCTGATCCTGTTCTTCTTCGCTTTCGGATATCCGAAGCTCGGCCTGCCGCAGATCAGCTTCATGGTGGCGGCGATCATCGGCCTGAGCCTCTACACTGCCACCTACATCGCGGAGACCATCCGGTCCGGCATCAACACCGTGCCGGTCGGTCAGGCTGAAGCGGCCCGTGCCATCGGCCTGGACTTCGGACAGACCCTGAGCCTGGTGGTCCTGCCCCAGGCCGTGCGGGCGGTGATCCCGCCGCTGTTCAGCGTGCTGATCGCCCTGCTGAAGAACACCACGGTGGCCGCGGGCTTCTCGGTCATGGAGGCCGGCGCCATCCGGGCCAATCTGTCCGAACGCGGTGAGCCCGCCATGGTCGGTCTGCTGTGGGTGGCCCTGGGCTTCATCATCCTGGTCGCTCTGCTCTCCCTGCTCCAGCGGCACTTTGAGAAGAAGTGGAAGGTGGCACGATGA
- the sigE gene encoding RNA polymerase sigma factor SigE, protein METPLEEWKRPSWEEVVTNHSAKVFRLAFRLTGNRHDAEDLTQEVFVRAFKSLDKFKPGTLDGWLHRITTNLFLDQVRRKARIRFDGLPEDADQRIPGNETSPERSFEFNNLDSDIQAALDKLPIEFRTAVILCDIEGFSYDEVATALGIKLGTVRSRIHRGRALLRTALADRDPRRTATGRPQLKLPRVAGIH, encoded by the coding sequence ATGGAAACGCCGCTGGAGGAATGGAAGCGCCCCAGCTGGGAGGAAGTGGTCACCAACCACTCCGCCAAGGTCTTCCGCCTGGCCTTCCGTCTCACGGGCAACCGCCACGACGCCGAGGACCTCACGCAGGAGGTCTTCGTCCGTGCCTTCAAGTCCCTGGACAAGTTCAAGCCCGGCACGCTGGACGGCTGGCTCCACCGCATCACCACCAACCTCTTCCTGGATCAGGTGCGCCGCAAGGCCCGCATCCGCTTCGACGGACTGCCCGAGGACGCGGACCAGCGGATCCCGGGCAACGAGACGAGCCCGGAGCGCAGCTTCGAATTCAACAACCTGGATTCCGACATCCAGGCCGCGCTGGACAAGCTGCCGATCGAATTCCGCACGGCCGTGATCCTGTGCGACATCGAGGGTTTCTCCTACGATGAGGTCGCCACCGCGCTCGGCATCAAGCTCGGCACCGTGCGCTCCCGGATCCACCGTGGACGTGCGCTGCTCCGGACCGCTCTGGCGGACCGCGATCCGCGTCGCACGGCCACCGGACGGCCCCAGCTCAAGCTCCCTCGCGTGGCGGGAATCCACTGA